A genomic region of Exiguobacterium sp. Helios contains the following coding sequences:
- a CDS encoding competence protein ComK, with amino-acid sequence MRHKITEETLALVPKYGPYGEPQTLLIQEQSEVVLEGHPIKLIEESCLYFGSSMRGRIEAARHILGPNRKTPVLIDWKAQTIFFPTTAKEKAECIWINFKQMKTVQKKGDTVQVEFQTGQRIDTDASAYSIERQRIKTLELAYEMQRRFQEERPTTFNKAR; translated from the coding sequence ATGCGACATAAAATTACGGAAGAAACATTAGCCCTTGTACCAAAGTATGGTCCATACGGTGAACCGCAAACTTTACTTATTCAAGAACAGTCAGAAGTCGTGTTAGAAGGTCATCCGATCAAGTTGATTGAAGAATCTTGTTTGTATTTTGGTTCGTCGATGCGCGGAAGAATTGAAGCGGCTCGACATATCCTGGGGCCGAATCGGAAAACACCGGTCTTAATCGATTGGAAGGCGCAAACGATTTTCTTCCCGACGACTGCGAAGGAGAAGGCGGAATGTATTTGGATTAATTTCAAGCAGATGAAAACCGTTCAAAAAAAGGGGGATACCGTTCAAGTGGAATTTCAAACAGGACAACGGATTGACACTGATGCTTCGGCTTACAGCATCGAACGGCAACGGATTAAAACACTGGAATTGGCTTACGAAATGCAACGGAGATTTCAAGAAGAACGACCGACGACGTTTAATAAAGCGCGATAA
- a CDS encoding DsbA family oxidoreductase, giving the protein MKVEVWSDYACPFCYIGKKRLEKAIQENGATNVEVEFKSFELDPSAPETPTMGLYEILASKYGTSVDQARSMSQGVVDAAKTDGLFYEMDRVVPANTFKAHRLTQLAKKHDKMDEVSEELFQAYFMNGENLNDDSILMRIATTVGLDPTTVETFLASDESSDEVRQEEDIARELGVTGVPFFVFDRKYAISGAQPVEAFSQVLDRVQQEQKVEIVAEGDACGVDGCN; this is encoded by the coding sequence ATGAAAGTTGAAGTCTGGTCAGATTATGCCTGCCCATTTTGTTATATCGGTAAGAAACGTTTGGAAAAAGCGATTCAGGAGAATGGAGCGACAAACGTCGAAGTTGAATTTAAAAGTTTTGAACTCGATCCGTCAGCACCGGAAACACCAACGATGGGATTGTACGAAATTTTAGCATCAAAGTACGGGACATCTGTTGATCAAGCTCGATCGATGTCGCAAGGTGTCGTCGATGCGGCGAAAACCGATGGTCTGTTCTATGAGATGGACCGCGTTGTTCCGGCAAACACATTTAAGGCTCACCGCCTGACTCAACTTGCGAAAAAGCATGATAAAATGGATGAAGTATCAGAAGAGTTATTCCAAGCTTATTTCATGAATGGTGAGAACTTAAACGACGATTCGATTTTGATGCGCATTGCGACTACTGTTGGACTCGATCCAACAACGGTAGAAACCTTCCTCGCATCTGACGAGTCTTCCGATGAAGTGCGTCAGGAAGAAGATATAGCTCGTGAACTCGGTGTGACCGGTGTGCCGTTTTTTGTATTTGACCGGAAATATGCCATTTCAGGAGCGCAGCCTGTTGAAGCATTCAGCCAAGTATTGGACCGGGTGCAACAAGAACAAAAAGTAGAAATCGTAGCTGAAGGTGATGCCTGCGGAGTCGACGGCTGTAACTAA
- a CDS encoding glycerol-3-phosphate dehydrogenase/oxidase, translated as MANQQFSSKNRAEVYNRLTREELDLLVVGGGITGAGIALDAASRGMKIGLVEMQDFAAGTSSRSTKLVHGGLRYLKQFEIQMVAEVGKERAIVYENGPHVTTPEWMLLPMHKGGTFGPFSTSIGLRVYDFLAGVKRSEWRSMLSAKETLAKEPLVKQDGLKGGGYYVEYRTDDARLTIEVMKEAVAHGARVVNYTKAEEILYENGKVVGMRVTDLATGDVHEIRAKKVVNATGPWVDELREKDGSKVGKQLRLTKGVHVVIDQSKFPLKQAVYFDTPDGRMIFAIPRDGKAYVGTTDTFFDKDTSHPKFTVEDQEYVLDAIHYMFPEVKVTAEDVESSWAGVRPLIYEQGKDPSEISRKDEVWQSESGLITIAGGKLTGYRKMGEHVVDLVAKLLKQETNRAYTRCATKNMPISGGHVGGAAGYAKFLKSQAPANGLTSEEVLFLAKRYGSNIPVVLEYAAAYDAAETELPRDVYAQLHYGINHEMVARPIDFFIRRTGAVFFDIAWARQHKEAVIKEMARHLNWTAAQTAEYTKELEIEIEDAAHALVTE; from the coding sequence ATGGCAAACCAACAATTTTCAAGCAAAAACCGTGCAGAGGTCTACAATCGATTAACGCGTGAAGAACTCGATTTACTTGTCGTAGGTGGAGGAATCACGGGGGCAGGAATCGCTCTTGATGCTGCGTCACGTGGCATGAAGATTGGACTCGTTGAGATGCAGGACTTTGCAGCAGGAACGTCAAGCCGTTCAACGAAATTGGTACATGGTGGTTTACGTTATTTGAAACAATTCGAAATCCAAATGGTTGCCGAAGTCGGGAAAGAACGGGCAATCGTGTATGAAAACGGACCACACGTTACGACACCGGAATGGATGTTGTTACCGATGCATAAAGGCGGTACATTCGGACCGTTCAGTACGTCAATCGGATTACGTGTTTATGATTTCCTGGCAGGCGTTAAACGTTCAGAATGGCGTTCAATGTTGTCAGCCAAAGAAACATTGGCAAAAGAACCGCTTGTAAAACAAGACGGTCTAAAAGGCGGCGGTTACTACGTCGAGTACCGGACAGATGACGCCCGTTTAACGATCGAAGTCATGAAAGAAGCGGTTGCTCACGGAGCACGTGTCGTCAACTACACGAAAGCGGAAGAAATTCTGTATGAAAACGGAAAAGTCGTCGGAATGCGTGTGACGGATCTTGCGACAGGAGACGTACATGAAATTCGTGCGAAAAAAGTCGTCAACGCAACGGGTCCTTGGGTCGATGAATTGCGGGAAAAAGACGGTTCGAAAGTCGGCAAACAACTGCGTTTGACAAAAGGGGTTCACGTCGTCATCGACCAGTCAAAATTCCCGCTGAAACAAGCTGTCTATTTCGATACACCGGATGGCCGGATGATTTTTGCCATTCCACGTGACGGAAAAGCGTATGTCGGAACAACGGATACGTTCTTTGACAAAGACACATCACATCCGAAATTTACAGTCGAAGACCAGGAATATGTTCTCGATGCAATTCATTACATGTTCCCTGAAGTGAAAGTGACAGCGGAAGATGTGGAATCAAGCTGGGCCGGTGTTCGTCCATTGATTTATGAACAAGGAAAAGACCCGTCTGAAATTTCGCGGAAAGACGAAGTATGGCAGTCTGAATCCGGTTTGATTACGATTGCCGGCGGAAAACTGACAGGCTACCGTAAAATGGGTGAGCACGTCGTCGATCTCGTCGCCAAATTATTAAAACAAGAAACAAACCGTGCCTATACACGTTGTGCGACAAAAAACATGCCGATTTCAGGTGGCCATGTCGGAGGGGCAGCCGGGTACGCGAAGTTCTTGAAATCACAAGCACCGGCAAACGGATTAACATCAGAAGAAGTGTTATTCCTTGCGAAACGATACGGTTCGAACATACCGGTCGTTCTTGAATATGCGGCAGCGTATGATGCGGCGGAAACAGAATTACCGCGTGATGTCTATGCACAGCTTCATTACGGAATCAACCACGAAATGGTGGCACGTCCAATCGACTTCTTCATCCGTCGGACCGGCGCCGTCTTCTTCGATATTGCTTGGGCACGTCAGCATAAAGAAGCAGTCATCAAAGAGATGGCCCGTCACTTGAACTGGACAGCTGCACAAACAGCAGAATATACAAAAGAACTTGAGATCGAAATTGAGGACGCGGCTCACGCACTCGTCACAGAATAA
- the glpK gene encoding glycerol kinase GlpK — MENYILSLDQGTTSTRAILFNRSGEIVHSAQREFTQYFPKPGWVEHNANEIWGSVLAVVATCLTEANVKATQIAGIGITNQRETAVVWEKETGKPIYNAVVWQSRQTAEICDELRSAGHAELFRAKTGLLIDAYFSGTKVKWILDHVEGSRERAERGELLFGTIDTWLIWKLSGGKAHVTDYSNASRTLMYNIHELKWDDELLQLLDVPKAMLPEVRPSSEVYAHTAGYHFFGESVPIAGAAGDQQAALFGQACFEKGMAKNTYGTGCFMLLNTGDKAVTSEHGLLTTIAWGIDGKVQYALEGSIFVAGSAIQWLRDGLRLINDAKETEAYATRVTSSDGVYVVPAFVGLGTPYWDSDVRGAVFGLTRGTEKEHFIRATLESLAYQTRDVLTAMEQDSGIEMSALRVDGGAVKNDFLMQFQSDIIQAPVERPEINETTALGAAYLAGLAVGFFENQEQISAHWKMDRRFEMNMAEAESEDLYGGWKKAVQATMLFK, encoded by the coding sequence ATGGAGAACTACATTTTGTCATTAGACCAAGGAACAACGAGTACACGGGCGATTTTATTCAACCGTTCTGGAGAAATCGTTCATTCCGCACAACGTGAGTTTACGCAGTACTTTCCAAAACCGGGTTGGGTTGAACACAATGCTAATGAAATTTGGGGAAGTGTCCTTGCAGTTGTTGCAACCTGTCTAACGGAAGCTAACGTTAAGGCGACACAAATCGCCGGAATCGGTATCACGAACCAACGGGAAACAGCAGTCGTCTGGGAGAAAGAGACTGGAAAACCGATTTATAATGCAGTTGTCTGGCAATCGAGACAAACAGCTGAGATTTGTGACGAGTTGCGGAGTGCCGGTCATGCCGAACTATTCCGTGCAAAAACAGGTTTATTGATTGATGCCTATTTCTCCGGAACAAAGGTGAAGTGGATTCTTGATCACGTTGAAGGTTCAAGGGAACGGGCTGAACGTGGTGAACTATTGTTTGGAACAATTGATACATGGCTGATTTGGAAGTTGTCAGGCGGTAAAGCCCATGTCACGGATTACTCCAATGCCAGCCGGACGTTGATGTATAACATCCATGAACTGAAATGGGATGACGAATTACTTCAGCTTCTCGATGTTCCAAAAGCGATGCTTCCTGAAGTCCGTCCGTCTTCTGAAGTTTATGCCCATACAGCTGGCTATCATTTCTTCGGTGAATCAGTTCCGATTGCCGGTGCTGCCGGAGATCAGCAGGCTGCTTTATTCGGTCAAGCTTGTTTTGAAAAAGGAATGGCGAAAAACACGTACGGAACGGGCTGTTTTATGCTACTGAACACAGGCGACAAAGCTGTGACATCGGAACACGGTCTCTTGACGACCATTGCGTGGGGAATCGACGGAAAAGTCCAGTATGCGCTCGAAGGCAGTATTTTTGTGGCCGGTTCAGCGATTCAATGGTTACGGGATGGTCTTCGCCTGATTAACGATGCGAAGGAAACAGAAGCTTACGCGACACGTGTGACTTCTTCAGACGGTGTTTACGTTGTTCCTGCCTTCGTCGGTCTCGGGACACCTTACTGGGACAGCGATGTCCGTGGTGCAGTCTTCGGTCTGACGCGCGGAACGGAAAAAGAGCACTTCATCCGGGCGACACTTGAGTCACTCGCCTATCAGACGCGTGATGTCTTGACGGCGATGGAACAGGATTCCGGAATCGAAATGTCTGCCTTACGTGTCGACGGCGGGGCCGTCAAAAATGATTTCCTCATGCAATTCCAGAGTGATATCATTCAGGCACCGGTCGAGCGTCCTGAAATCAATGAGACAACGGCTCTTGGCGCGGCGTATCTCGCTGGTCTGGCTGTCGGATTCTTTGAAAACCAAGAACAGATTTCGGCGCATTGGAAGATGGATCGTCGCTTTGAGATGAACATGGCGGAAGCGGAAAGCGAAGATCTTTACGGTGGATGGAAAAAAGCTGTTCAAGCGACGATGTTGTTTAAATGA
- a CDS encoding methylglyoxal synthase: MNIALIAHDEKKDEMMMFTRAYEAYFAKNTLYATGTTGQRIMEATGLTVHRCKSGPLGGDQEIGAMVARGEIDIVIFLRDPLTAQPHEPDVSALIRLCDVYDLPLATNVGTAEILINGLEQGEFQWREIIRKRHEEEQRKFLTD, translated from the coding sequence ATGAACATTGCTTTAATTGCGCATGATGAAAAAAAAGACGAGATGATGATGTTTACACGAGCATACGAAGCTTATTTTGCCAAAAATACGTTATATGCCACGGGTACGACAGGGCAACGGATCATGGAGGCGACAGGATTAACGGTCCACCGCTGTAAGTCGGGACCGCTTGGAGGAGATCAGGAAATCGGTGCGATGGTCGCCCGGGGAGAAATTGATATCGTCATTTTTCTGCGTGATCCTCTTACAGCCCAACCCCATGAGCCCGACGTATCGGCCTTGATTCGATTATGTGACGTCTATGATTTACCGCTTGCAACAAATGTCGGAACCGCCGAAATCTTGATTAACGGATTGGAACAGGGCGAGTTTCAATGGCGTGAAATCATTCGGAAACGTCATGAAGAAGAACAACGGAAATTTTTAACCGATTAA
- a CDS encoding HAMP domain-containing sensor histidine kinase, with protein MKNRSLGFQIWAMFLLVIATLSIVILVVMRSSIGNFIDEQVYATLENSEVFFSEDASVIEMLQDNPIEFDRRKQESRSVNVLLLSKNGKLYYGGAPQQLVNQMYRDAIDQEKEMQKYTTRLDKEDVYYSILKMEIKGETYYRVSYVWDAYRQELITQLFSKIGWVVAIVSILTLFIAFWLARRLTHPLIEIERAVGKIAAQKWDTPLPLDRGDEIGRLARSVDAMRMDLEKQDKAQKSLLQNISHDLKTPIMVIRSYAQSISDGIYPDGDLTGSVSVIEEEAERLEKKVAALLYVTKLDYFELDRSTWDHVDLDRMVHLLQKRFVGTKLLTWKISGEAGIVLGEGEQLRVALENVLDNAIRYAESTIEIRLSGTRQSATVEILNDGPPLETSSPLFHQFSRGKEGKFGLGLYIVKRIVERHEGEVTIDNLIAGNEENKVCVKFNFPRHFEEETAGKK; from the coding sequence ATGAAGAATCGGAGTCTGGGTTTTCAAATCTGGGCGATGTTCCTGTTGGTCATTGCAACACTCTCCATTGTCATATTAGTCGTCATGCGGTCGTCGATTGGTAACTTCATCGATGAGCAAGTCTATGCGACATTAGAAAACAGTGAAGTCTTTTTTTCGGAAGATGCCTCTGTCATCGAGATGTTACAAGACAATCCGATTGAATTCGATCGACGGAAACAGGAGTCACGCTCGGTCAATGTCTTATTGTTATCGAAAAATGGAAAGTTATACTATGGCGGGGCACCGCAACAGCTGGTCAATCAAATGTATCGTGATGCTATCGATCAAGAAAAAGAAATGCAAAAATACACGACCCGTCTTGATAAGGAAGATGTCTACTACAGTATCCTAAAGATGGAGATTAAAGGGGAAACCTATTACCGTGTTTCATACGTTTGGGATGCCTATCGGCAGGAACTCATCACTCAGTTATTTTCGAAAATTGGCTGGGTTGTTGCGATTGTCAGTATCTTGACCTTATTCATTGCTTTTTGGCTAGCCAGACGACTGACCCATCCTTTAATCGAGATTGAGCGGGCGGTCGGTAAGATTGCAGCTCAGAAGTGGGATACACCTCTTCCTTTGGACCGTGGCGATGAAATCGGACGATTGGCCCGGTCAGTTGATGCGATGCGAATGGACTTGGAAAAACAGGATAAAGCTCAAAAATCCTTGCTTCAAAATATCTCACATGATTTAAAAACACCGATCATGGTCATTCGCAGTTATGCCCAGTCGATTTCGGACGGAATTTATCCGGACGGTGATTTGACCGGTTCTGTTTCCGTCATCGAAGAAGAAGCGGAACGATTGGAGAAAAAAGTCGCAGCTTTGTTATATGTAACAAAACTTGATTATTTTGAACTGGATCGTTCAACATGGGATCATGTGGATTTGGACCGCATGGTTCATTTGCTTCAAAAACGGTTTGTCGGCACAAAACTATTGACATGGAAAATTTCCGGGGAAGCGGGCATTGTGTTAGGCGAAGGGGAACAATTACGTGTGGCATTGGAAAATGTATTGGATAATGCGATTCGTTATGCCGAGTCCACGATTGAGATTCGCCTGTCCGGCACAAGGCAGTCGGCGACAGTCGAAATCCTGAATGACGGTCCGCCGTTAGAAACGTCCTCTCCGCTGTTCCATCAATTTTCTCGTGGAAAAGAAGGCAAGTTTGGTCTTGGGTTATACATCGTTAAACGGATTGTCGAACGGCACGAAGGAGAAGTGACAATTGATAATCTGATTGCGGGAAATGAAGAAAATAAAGTTTGCGTAAAATTTAATTTTCCAAGACATTTTGAGGAAGAAACAGCCGGAAAAAAATAA
- a CDS encoding SDR family oxidoreductase, whose translation MGYNKDNFLEGTLNDFINFEKVSEGLPKTEDQQPLPYYERDDYRAAGKLKGKVAIVTGGNSGIGRAISIAYTLEGAKIVIAFYGDQEGAEETKARLEELGGEVLLSQGDIGDGAYCEELVQKTIDRFGRLDIVVNNASMQKPEDSLLDITDESMEKTFKTNIFGMMRLARAALPHLTLGSAIINTTSSTAYEGNSLLIDYSSTKGAIVSFTRSLSMNLAKQGIRVNAVAPGPIWTPLITDTFPDESVKTFGKNTPMDRPGQPAEMASAYVFLACNDSSYMTGQVLHLNGGVIVNG comes from the coding sequence ATGGGCTACAATAAAGATAACTTTTTAGAGGGTACATTAAACGACTTCATCAATTTTGAAAAAGTTTCGGAAGGCTTACCGAAAACGGAAGATCAACAACCATTGCCGTATTATGAACGGGACGATTACCGTGCTGCCGGGAAATTAAAAGGCAAAGTGGCTATCGTAACGGGTGGTAATTCAGGAATCGGGCGTGCGATCTCGATTGCCTATACATTAGAAGGTGCTAAAATCGTCATCGCGTTTTATGGTGATCAAGAAGGTGCAGAAGAAACAAAAGCCCGTCTCGAAGAACTTGGTGGCGAAGTGTTACTTTCGCAAGGAGACATCGGAGACGGCGCGTATTGTGAAGAACTCGTCCAAAAAACCATCGACCGTTTTGGTCGTCTTGATATCGTCGTTAACAATGCGAGTATGCAAAAACCGGAAGATTCGTTGCTCGACATTACAGACGAGTCAATGGAAAAAACATTCAAAACAAATATTTTCGGGATGATGCGCTTAGCACGTGCGGCTTTACCTCACTTGACACTCGGCTCGGCCATCATTAATACGACGTCTTCGACAGCATACGAAGGAAACTCCCTCTTAATCGATTATTCGTCGACAAAAGGAGCCATCGTCAGCTTCACACGTAGTCTGTCAATGAATCTTGCGAAACAAGGGATTCGTGTCAATGCCGTTGCTCCAGGTCCAATCTGGACACCATTGATCACAGATACATTCCCGGATGAATCGGTCAAAACGTTTGGTAAAAACACACCGATGGATCGTCCGGGACAACCGGCAGAAATGGCTTCGGCCTATGTCTTCTTAGCTTGTAACGATTCAAGTTATATGACGGGTCAAGTCCTGCATCTAAACGGTGGCGTCATCGTCAACGGTTAA
- a CDS encoding truncated hemoglobin, translated as MLYEDLGQKDALEQLVTRFYNRVYTDDVLRPLFPPDRQRVEQAQIRFLIQLTGGPKQYDGQDERMNLAMIHRLLPIREVHAVRWIELMMLTIEETIEDTEAATRLIERLRIGAFNVLRICDAHQNG; from the coding sequence ATGCTATACGAAGACCTTGGTCAAAAAGACGCACTCGAACAACTTGTCACACGATTCTATAATCGTGTGTATACAGATGATGTTCTCCGTCCGTTATTCCCGCCGGACCGCCAACGTGTCGAACAAGCACAAATCCGATTTTTGATTCAACTCACAGGTGGTCCAAAACAATACGATGGACAGGATGAACGGATGAATCTGGCGATGATTCATCGCCTTTTGCCCATCAGAGAAGTACACGCTGTGCGATGGATTGAATTGATGATGCTGACCATTGAAGAGACCATCGAGGACACAGAGGCAGCCACGCGTTTAATTGAGCGCCTACGAATCGGTGCCTTCAATGTGCTACGCATTTGTGATGCCCATCAGAACGGATGA
- a CDS encoding response regulator transcription factor: MHTIYLVDDEVNLNRVLVKYLEQEGWQVKSFTSGEAAASAIIEKPDLWILDIMLPDLDGFQLIKRIKAHDETTPVIFISARDEDIDKIIGLEMGSDDYIAKPFLPRELVIRVKKILARAYATPKTGLIRYGDYTIYPEKRVIEENGQEIDLTSKEYDLLILFATQIGTPMSREQILVSVWGDDYFGSDRVVDDLVRRVRKKLSKLELETIYGIGYRLVAA, from the coding sequence ATGCATACGATTTATTTAGTTGACGATGAGGTGAACTTGAACCGCGTTTTGGTCAAGTATTTGGAACAGGAAGGTTGGCAAGTAAAATCGTTTACATCCGGGGAAGCGGCGGCATCTGCCATCATTGAAAAACCTGATTTGTGGATACTTGATATCATGTTGCCGGACTTGGACGGCTTTCAGTTGATCAAACGGATTAAAGCGCACGACGAAACGACGCCGGTCATCTTCATTTCGGCCCGGGATGAAGACATTGATAAAATCATTGGATTGGAGATGGGATCGGACGATTACATCGCTAAACCGTTTTTACCGCGCGAACTGGTTATTCGTGTAAAGAAAATTTTAGCACGTGCGTATGCGACACCGAAAACCGGTCTCATCCGGTACGGGGATTATACGATTTATCCGGAAAAGCGAGTTATCGAAGAGAATGGTCAAGAGATTGATTTGACCTCGAAAGAATATGATTTACTGATTCTGTTTGCTACGCAAATCGGAACACCGATGTCCCGAGAACAAATCTTAGTGAGCGTATGGGGCGACGATTATTTCGGATCAGACCGTGTCGTCGATGATCTCGTACGCCGTGTACGAAAAAAACTTTCCAAACTAGAACTTGAAACGATTTACGGAATCGGATACCGTTTGGTGGCTGCATGA
- a CDS encoding lipoate--protein ligase has product MKFIFHPDIHDARINLAVEDFILNNLNVSEEDYFLFYINGPSIIVGKNQNTNEEVNLKYVEENGIHVVRRLSGGGAVYHDLGNLNFSFLTKDDGDSFNNYKKFTEPVVKALHKLGVEAELSGRNDIHVGTRKISGNAQFTTKGRMFSHGTLMLDSNIEEVVNALVVSEEKMRSKGIKSVRSRVANISEFLTEPLTMDEFVEHLLESIYEGKEMERYVLTDEDWAKVHAISAERYGNWDWNFGKSPKFDVIHKKRFPIGTIDFRLNVKKGVIEEAKIYGDFFGVEDAEEIARALEGKRYDRSSLREVLSQYELKKYFGAVELDEVLDVLA; this is encoded by the coding sequence ATGAAATTCATTTTCCATCCAGATATCCACGATGCACGGATCAATCTTGCTGTCGAGGACTTTATTTTGAACAATTTAAATGTCAGCGAAGAAGATTATTTCCTGTTCTACATCAACGGTCCGTCGATTATTGTCGGTAAAAACCAAAACACGAACGAGGAAGTCAACTTAAAATATGTTGAGGAAAACGGCATTCATGTTGTCCGTCGTTTATCAGGCGGTGGTGCCGTTTACCACGACCTCGGAAACCTGAACTTCAGTTTCCTGACAAAAGATGACGGAGATTCGTTCAATAACTATAAAAAATTCACGGAGCCGGTCGTAAAAGCACTGCACAAATTGGGTGTCGAAGCAGAGCTGTCCGGTCGTAATGACATTCATGTCGGAACCCGGAAAATCAGCGGAAACGCCCAGTTTACGACAAAAGGCCGGATGTTCAGCCACGGTACATTGATGCTTGATTCAAACATTGAGGAAGTTGTCAATGCGTTGGTCGTCAGTGAAGAAAAAATGCGTTCAAAAGGAATTAAATCGGTCCGCAGCCGGGTCGCAAACATCTCTGAATTTTTGACAGAGCCGTTGACGATGGATGAGTTCGTCGAACATCTCCTTGAATCGATTTATGAAGGAAAAGAGATGGAACGTTATGTCTTGACGGACGAAGACTGGGCAAAAGTCCATGCGATTTCAGCAGAACGGTACGGGAACTGGGATTGGAATTTCGGTAAATCACCGAAGTTTGATGTGATCCATAAAAAACGTTTCCCGATTGGAACGATTGATTTCCGCTTGAATGTGAAAAAGGGAGTCATCGAAGAAGCGAAAATTTACGGCGATTTCTTCGGAGTCGAGGATGCCGAGGAAATCGCACGGGCATTGGAAGGCAAACGGTATGACCGGTCTTCGTTACGCGAAGTCTTGAGTCAGTACGAATTAAAGAAATATTTTGGTGCCGTGGAGCTGGACGAAGTGCTTGACGTTTTAGCATAA
- a CDS encoding fatty acid--CoA ligase family protein, producing the protein MGLIHSVEETARQRPDSIAYVFEDVAVSYHEFVEKFHRAAGALESHGIRKGDHVALILGNSPAFLIGYYAVMKQGAVAIPINPTYTPDELGYILMNGDVKGILGIAPLVEAAKERLVHLPHLSVVVSVPFNGQVGPEERLGNVQFTTLERWLEIEHPIQEVTYEMDETAVILYTSGTTGKPKGAMLSHRNLTSNARSIGEYLNVSEQDRTLAVLPMFHVFCLTVVVNASLAHGATVVIAARFSPQETFELAKKEQVTIFAGVPTMYNFLLQTVKAHPEYTNAFESIRLFVSGGASLPVPLLQSFDQTFNCHILEGYGLSEASPVTCFNPLDGVQKPGSIGPSIIDVENRVVDELGQEVPIGQVGELIVRGPNIMTGYYKMPEETQATLKEGWLYTGDLARQDEDGYFYIVDRKKDMIIVGGYNVYPREVEEILYQHPSIVEAAVIGVPDEEMGEAVKAFVVVREPLTETEVLDFCAISLAKYKCPTRIEFIEQLPRNTTGKILRTVLKKQPTSS; encoded by the coding sequence ATGGGATTGATTCATTCGGTGGAAGAAACAGCTCGGCAACGTCCGGATAGCATCGCCTACGTATTTGAAGATGTCGCAGTCAGTTATCATGAATTTGTTGAGAAGTTTCACCGGGCCGCCGGAGCACTCGAGTCACATGGAATTCGAAAAGGGGATCACGTTGCTCTAATACTTGGAAATAGTCCGGCTTTTTTGATTGGGTATTATGCTGTCATGAAGCAGGGGGCAGTTGCCATCCCAATCAACCCGACCTATACGCCGGATGAACTCGGTTACATCTTAATGAACGGCGATGTTAAAGGGATTTTAGGAATCGCACCGCTTGTCGAAGCAGCAAAAGAGCGATTGGTTCATTTACCGCATCTTTCTGTCGTCGTCTCCGTTCCGTTTAACGGTCAAGTCGGTCCGGAAGAACGACTTGGAAATGTTCAGTTCACGACGCTTGAGCGGTGGTTAGAGATTGAACATCCGATTCAGGAAGTGACGTATGAAATGGATGAGACCGCTGTTATCCTGTATACGAGCGGAACGACAGGGAAACCAAAAGGAGCGATGTTATCACATCGAAACCTGACTTCCAATGCCCGTTCCATCGGGGAATACTTAAATGTCTCGGAACAGGACCGGACACTCGCTGTGTTACCGATGTTCCATGTCTTTTGTTTGACGGTCGTGGTCAATGCGTCACTGGCACACGGGGCAACGGTTGTCATTGCTGCCCGCTTTTCACCACAGGAGACGTTTGAACTGGCGAAAAAAGAACAGGTCACGATTTTTGCGGGTGTGCCGACGATGTATAACTTCCTGCTACAGACAGTAAAGGCGCATCCGGAATATACGAATGCGTTTGAATCCATCCGTTTATTCGTTTCAGGTGGAGCGAGTTTACCGGTACCGTTGCTTCAATCCTTTGATCAAACCTTTAACTGTCATATCCTTGAAGGATACGGTCTGTCCGAAGCGTCTCCCGTCACATGCTTCAATCCTTTGGACGGAGTACAAAAGCCGGGCTCGATCGGACCTTCGATCATCGATGTCGAAAACAGGGTCGTCGACGAACTCGGGCAGGAAGTACCAATCGGTCAAGTCGGAGAATTAATCGTACGTGGTCCGAACATCATGACCGGTTACTATAAAATGCCGGAAGAAACGCAAGCGACGTTAAAAGAAGGATGGCTCTACACCGGCGACTTAGCAAGACAAGATGAGGATGGATACTTCTATATCGTCGACCGGAAAAAAGATATGATTATCGTTGGCGGATATAATGTCTATCCACGTGAAGTCGAGGAAATCTTATATCAACATCCATCGATTGTCGAAGCCGCCGTCATCGGTGTACCCGATGAAGAAATGGGCGAAGCGGTAAAAGCATTTGTTGTCGTACGTGAACCGTTGACGGAAACGGAAGTCCTCGACTTCTGTGCCATCTCACTCGCTAAGTATAAGTGCCCGACACGAATTGAATTTATTGAACAACTGCCACGAAATACAACGGGTAAGATCTTACGGACTGTCTTGAAAAAACAACCAACCAGTTCATGA